catatggtatttttctttctctttctggcttacttcacttagaatgacattctccaggagcatccatgttgctgcaaatggcattatgttgttgggttttatggctgagtagtattccattgtataaatataccacttcttctttatccagtcacctgttgatggacatttaggctgtttccatgttttggctattgtaaatagtgctgctatgaacattggggtgcaggtgtcaccctgaagtagatttccttctggatacaagcccaggagtgggattcctgggtcatatggtaagtctattcctagtcttttgaggaatctccacactgttttccacagtggctgcaccaaactgcattcccaccagcagtgtaggagggttcccctttctccacagcctctccagcatttgtcatttgtggatttttgaatgctggccattctgactggtgtgaggtgatacctcattgtagttttgatttgcatttctctgataattagtgatattgagcattttttcatgtgctttttgatcatttgtatgtcttccttggagaattgcttgtttaggtctctcTGCATATGATTTTAGGCTGtgcttttttatcttttcatttacttttagttTATTAACTCTTGAGTGTTTCCAGCTTTTATACATTCCTATCAGTAGGAGAAAGTGCCAACTTTTCCTGGCAATGCTATTTCTACAGTTCTGAGAATGGTCCCAATGTATCATTTAGGATCTCTTGGGATCTTCTGATATGTAActgcagagaaagagatggaagagTTGCATGGAAGGGAAAGGATTAGGCATGAGAGAGTTCCCTTCTCTTCTTAAGGGTCGAGGACAGGAATAGCTGCAAGGTATAAAGAAGTAATTGAGAAACTGTCTTTAAGCATCAAGAATTGCTTCCACATAAGAGAAGAGTCTGCttcagctgcaagggaggcttAGTAGGTTGGAAATTCTGGGTGGTCTGAGTCAGCCAAATTCTCCAGTATAGCTCATCGCAAGTATTCAGATACCACTCTTTCCTGGTCAGTATCCTAACTTCCTCATGTGAGACTAGCCAAGGTTATGAATTGAACTAATTAATAAATTTGGCAACCTTGGGGAGCAAATGTTGTATTTGGCTTATAACTGTCTAAGTCCTTCAGCTGCAAGAGTTTATATCTTGAAAAAATCTTTCTTAGATTTTTATGGCGTAGCCATAGAAAGCCCTTGGGTTTCAGTTGATAACTTGAACTAATAATTTAGAAACCTTAGCTTGTCATTCTTTCTAAGATGTTCAGCAGTATTCAAAGCTATCACAACACCTCCACGGTCCCTGAATTCTGCCTACTCTTCATATGATCCTGCGGCAGTAGCACTTAGGAGTACGAAGTCTTGCTTTCAGTTGACGTATTTAGTACAAGTGATCCATGGAAGATTTAATTAGCTATTTTGCTACTATTTACCATGGGCTATGAAAATCCAGTTCCTTAATGTTAGCTGGATTCTACTTGTCTTCATCTCAAACCAAATAACTAATCTCAGCTCTCCACTACCCTACGCCACCTCACCTTTCCCTGAGGATCTATGTCTACAACCATCCATGGTAGACATCTCCCCAGCATTTAATTTCTTGAAATTCCATTCTTTAATGGCTGGCTCACAGAATAACtgggaaaacaggcaaaaatcaaGAGAAGCTATGCAGATAAAACTACAGCCAAAAATAGAAAGCTAGTCTGTTACAGCATTGCTGCCGCTGCCACTGAACACAGGAACTGCAGGGTGAACTGGTGTCATCCCTGGTATTTAATACTGGATCCAACAGTTGGCAGCACAGACACTATTGTGCCTGCCAACTGGATGCTGCTGCCACTGACACCAGAAAGAAATCTCTAGTGTGCTTGTTTCTTTGTGTCATTAGTTTCAAATTCAAAATCCCAGATGAGCCCATCTGATTGGCAAGAGCCTAAGTCAAGGGCCTACATCCCATCTGGCTGAGGAGCTAGAATACTAGGTgtctattcattttaatttctcttctgggAGACAAGGAATCCCTTAAATTCAAGGAGGGTTCAGTGCTGGACATTAATAATTACAAATGTCCATTGCATATATAAAGCTCTGAGCAAATGCCGCAGGATGTAATAGATGTGCACaaagttgtttgggttttttcaaTAGTATATTTAATACATACAGTACAGTGCCTGTCTCACATAAGGCACTAAATAAATAGTGAATGCTATCAATGCTATCATAAAACTATCATAATTACTATCACAATCATGGTCATCATTATTACAAAATGTCAGCCTACAGGGATCAGTGAATGAAGGACTAAGTGAAATAATGAAAGTCTCAGGTACCTTGTAGAGGTCAATGACAAAGACTGGATGGCCCCACCTGCTGTCATGACAATATATAAGACCTTGCTGAAATTTGGGGTGACCCCAGGGATGAGAGAGGAAAACTCTTAACTgactaaaaataagaattttccaCCTATGGGTTGCTTTGGATAGTGTGGCCactttgataatgttgattcttccaatctgaGAACACAagatatctctccatttctttgtatcatcttcaatttccttcatcagtgttttatagttttcagagtataggtaacctgcttgtttaagtttatttctagatattttgttgtcTTTGATGCAATGGACATGTTTATTTCAGTTATCAAATTCTGATtttgaagtgcaaaaaaaaagtgaatgaagggctgcaaatggcaaaatatccttcttatGGGCGAGTtctattccattgcatgtatgtgcttgctacatcttctttatccagtcatctgttgatgtacacttgggatgcttccatgtcttggcaattgtaaatagtgctgctgttaatagagaggtgtatgtatctttttgaattaatgtttgtttttctcaggtatatgccaggagtggaattcctgggccatatggtggttctgttttgggggttttgagaaacctccatgttgttttccatagtggctgcaccaatttacaatcccgcCAACAatgtacaaaggttcccttttctccacatcctgaccAACAAttgctatttgtgttctttttgatgatggccattctgacaggtgtaagatgATGTCtcgttgtgattttgatttgcatttccctgatattgaTGATGTTAAGCAGCATTTCATGTTCccgttggccatctgcatttcttcttttggaaaaatattcaatccttctgcccatattttaaatgagttgtttgctttttaattgaaatactgttgattttttaaaaagaagcaattacTATCATCAGCTGGTGCCCTCAAATAGTTTGCTTTACAGAAGAATGAAAGGATTGATATACAAAGGACTGATATCAATTCTTGGCATACTTTCAGTAATTTTTGGAAAAGCCTTCACCACTTTttgttccctcttttttctttcagttttattgagatataattaacatatgcactgcataagtttaaggtatacagagtaatgatttgacttaaatacatcatgaaatgaaagtttagtgaacatttatCACCTCttgtatagatacaaaattaaagaaataggaaaaaatttttcttgtgatgacaaAAATTACAATTCAcattcttaacaactttcatatataacatacagtagttctaattatatttatcatatcaTTTATCATCACTTCCCTAGTAactatcttataactggaagtttgtaccttttgactgccttcatgcatttcccctcccctccctgacaccTGCTAACCACAAATGGATCTCTTTCTCTATGggtttgtttctgaagtataTTGGCCTATATAGCACTATGTTAATTTCTGTTACACAGCATAATAATTTAATACTTCTATACATTTCAAGATCATCACCACAGAAAGTCTAGTTACTATCTGTCACTATAGAAAGATACTGCATAGTTATTGACTGTATTACTCAccctgtacatttcatacctctGACTCATTTACTTTACCactgaaagtttgtatctcttaatctcccgcacctatttctttctttgttcccgCCCCTACTCTCCTTTGGCAACCACCTGAATGTTCTTTGTATCTGtaactctttttctgttttgttatatttgttcatttgggtttttttttttcaattccacatataagcaaaatcagacactatttgtctttctctgacttatttcatttagcataatatactctaggtccatccatgttgtcacaaatggcaagattttattctttttatggctgagtagtattctattgtctATGTATACTACATCcgctttatccattcacttatcaatggcacttgggttgcttccgtatcttgtctattgtaaataatgctgcagtgaacataggactgtctatatcttttcaaattagtgtttttgttttcttcagagaaatacccaagaatggaattgctggatcatatgtagttctacttataattttttgaggaatctccatattattttccatagtggctgcaccagtttatattctcACCATCAGTGCACCAGGGTCtcttttcttgatcttttctatgttttgttttgttttgttttttagtttctatttcatttatgattttagtcttattttatttatgatttctttctttctactaactttggattttgttcctctttttctagttccttaaggtgtAAGATTAGGTtgcttgagatttttcttgtttcctggaGTAgacttgtattgctataaacttccctcttagaactgcatcccataaattttggatcattattttcattttcatttttccctgggtattttttatttcttcttttatttttttttttcagtaacatattggttgtttagtaggatattgtttagcctccacatgttagTGTTTTTTACAGGTTTTTTCTTGTAATTgcattgtggttagaaaagatacttgatatgatttcagtcttcttaaagttactgagacttgttttgtggtctagtgtatgatctgtcctggagaatgttccatgtgcactttaaaagaatgtgtatgCTGCTGCTTTTGGctagaatgtatgtatgtatatgtatgtgtgtgtgtatatatatgtatttccattAAGTTCATCTCATGCAATACCTCATTTAAGGcctcattgatttttctgtctagataacctgtccattgatgtaagtgaggtGTTGAAGTCCCCtgctattattgtgttactgtcaatttctccctttacgtctgttaatatttgcattatgtatttaggtgctacTTTGTTGAGTATACATATTTACAATTGCTGTATCTTCTTCTTGGATCAACCCTTGATCATTATGtcgtgtccttctttgtctcgtGTTACAgtccttgttttaaagtctatagAGATATCACTACCCCAACTTCTCATTTCCAATTGCATGGAAAacctttttctttcccctaacTTCCAGTCTGAAGTGAGTCTGTGGGAAGCAGCATATGTGTGGGTCTTGTTCTTGCATCATCcagcctctctctgtctttgattGCAGCACTTAGTtcctttacatttaaagtaattattgataggtacaTACTTATTCCTACTTTGCTCATTGTTTAGgggttatttttatatttcttttttattcctttcttcttcttttgctctcttctcttgtgatttggtgactgtctttagtgttatgtttgaattcctttctcttttgtgtgtgtatctattacagatttttggttaGAGCTCGGTCACAAGGCGGCTGGCTGCAGAGCCTTGGGGGGGTTccagggctagtgctggcccactggtAAGTAGAGCCAGGTTCTGGAGTGAGTAGTGGCAGGGTTAGGGGTCCTGGATCTAGAGTTAGCCTGCTGGTAGGTAGGGCAGGTTCCTGACATGGCTGGCCGCAAGGTCTTGGGTGTCCCAAAGCTGGTGTTAGCCTGCTGGCGAGTAAGGCTTAATCCCAGCGGTGGCTGGCATAGGGCTTCTAGGTGTCTCAGCTAGTTTAAACCTGCCTATGAGCAGGGCCGGGGCCCACAGAgtcccagggctagtgctggcccAGCTGCCCTGGGACCTGACCGTGCCCACCAGTGGGCAGACACCAGCTCTGAGACCCTCTGGCCCTGTAGCCAGAGACCCTGGGACTCAGCCCTGCCCACTAATAGGCTGACACCAGTGCCAGGACCACTGCAGTGTCGCAACCTGCCACGTTAGAACCTAGCCTCCCCACCAACAGCCAGCACCAGGCTTAGGACTCCCCAGAGCCCTACAACCAGAGACCTCAGCTCTGCCCAGTAGTGGATGGACATGAGCTCCAGGAGTATGGAagtaacagatacacactaccacatataaaatagataaacaacaggtacctactatatagcacagggaacaatattcaatatcttttaataccctataatggaaaagaaactgaaaaagaatatatctgtatatagatatatataactgaatcactttgctgtacacctgaaactatcacaacattgtaagtcaactatacttcaattaacaaaCAAACAGCTATTCCACTTTTATTCACTTCTACTTTTACACAGGGTGGCTAGGTATCCAGCTTCTCTTATAGCTTGAGGTGCAAATGATATTTAAATGGAAGAGGTTGAGGGAACTCGGGAAAACCTTCTTTAAAACCTTCTTTATAATGCTGGCATATAactttttttgccatttttctttccttttctttctgatgagAGGATCTGTTAAGTAGAGCGGCAGCGGACAACTGGACTGTGAAGTGACATTGAAGATAAAAACCAAATGCTAAGCATAGCAGAACAGAGAGATAGGAACCTTAATACTTGCTGGTATTACGAAGTTTCCAAAAGAGCCCTGGAATGCTTCCTTAACAGGGCTTAACttgagagaaaaatgaggctgTTTAAACCTGTTTTATGTAATATATAGGCTAATTCTAACCTACacagatgaaaaataacaatatttctttaaatgaagtTAAAGGCTACTTTGATTTTCTCAGTGGCTTACTCAAGCAGATTTTCTCAGTGATTAACTAAGTCCTTTGAATGGTCTGAATCTATCACTTCAGATCTGAACtataaaatttaatgttaaaagatAGGAGTCATTTCCCATGCAGCCTCCCTCTCAGTTCAGTTCAATCAAGCTATGCTACTATGATCCCCACAGAAACTGGTATACACTCTGCTCATAAGCCCAACTGTTAGCTCCAAGTTCTAACCCTACTTACGTAAGTCTCACCCTCCTACATAATTGGAAGGGTAGGACAATCAATTAGGCAGCCATGATTGTTAAAATCCCAAGCCACCTTATGCAGAAGAGTAAATTTCACCACTCGTGAATCATGGAGCTTGTCTTAATTATGGTAAATAATCTTAGCTGCAGTTACCTAAATcctaaaatctcagtggcttaacacaaatTCTAATGTAGGTCAGGAATAATGATAACTCTGCCCCATTCAGAGACTCAAGCTTTTTCCACCAAACAGCTCACTGTCCTCTGCTGGAGCCTTTCTGCATTTTGccaggagacagaggaaaagagaaagcatgGGGGATGGATAGCATAGGAGATTTTTCTGGTGCTTGAAATGGCGTACATCAGTTCCTTGCACATGCCCTCACATTGCTGAAGGGATGCAGGGAAATGCCGTTTAGCTACATGCTAAGGAAAAGAGTATGtttatctgttgctgtgtaacaagttatCCCCAGACTTAGTGCTTACAGCAATTATGGATTATGTCTTAATTTCTGTCCAGTAGGAATTTGGGAGATTAGTGAGGTGGTTCTGCCTTGGAGTCTCCCATGAGGTTGCAGTCATTTGAAGGCTTGACTGTACTGGAGGATCTACTTGAGGGTGGTTTGTTCATAGCTGACATGTTATTgctggctgctggcaggaggcctcagttcgtCCCAACATAGGACTTCCCAccgggctgcttgagtgtcctcggCCATAGCCACAAGCACTGTGTGACCTAGCATCAGAAATCATACCGTCACTTCTGCCATTCTGTTGGTCGCACAGACTAGCTCTGAGTCAATGAGAGATTACACAAGGGTGAAGGTTCCAGAGGTGGGGGTGTCCCTGGGCTATCTTGGAGACTGGCTACCCCATGAGGTTTGGTGAATATCTGACATAATGTCTGTTGAAGGCTGGtttgatttatagtaagaaatatgtatttgatcTTCATCCCcctttctggcacagagctcttaaaacccATGTAATTATCCTAAGTGATAAGGGGAATAAAGGTCTTTTGTTAACAAGGTGACTTTTGTACCACCCTTAGGTAACCTAAGGAGGGGAGAATCAATCcaatgatgagaacttttagcaccccaccccccacccggCCAGGACCTCGGGGAGGGGAAAAAGGCTAGAGATGGAATCCATTATCGGTGgctaatgatttaatcaatcatgcctaagtaatgaagcctccataaaaacccaaaaggctgTTTTTCAGAGATTCCAGGTCAGTGAATATGTGGAGATTTGGAGAGAGTGGTGCACCCAAAGCAAGCATGGAAGCTCCTTGCCCTTTCCCCATATCTTGCCCTAAGCATCTCTTCCATCTAGCTGtttgagttatatccttttataataaattagtgatctagtaagtaaaacaTTTATCTGAGTCTGTGAGGCTCTCTAGCAAATTTATCAAGTTAATGAGGGGAGTCTTGGGAACCTGTGATTTCCAGCCAGTCATTCAGCAGCACAGGCAGCAGCCCAAGCTTGTGAATGGCCTCTGAAGTTGGAGGGATCGGGGGATGGGAGTCTTGTAGGACtcaacccttaacctgtggaatttGATGCCATCTCCGGGTAGTGTTAGAATTGAGCTTAACTTCTAGCTGTTATCTGGAGAATTACCTGGTGCTTTGTGGGAAACTCACTCCCCTGCACACACGGGAAATTGAGTCTCAGAACCATTTTAGACAGAAAGGTCCCGACACAACCAAAAAGACAACTTAGCAGTTGTCTACCTGATTGATTAGCACTAGTTTGAGGAAATCAATGGGTAAGTTAATACGCCCGAATATGCAGGCTCAACCCTGTTATACATAGTACATATGCTTCTGTCATTATTACATTCTTTACAGTGGCACAGATCCCTCCAAAACTCCTCCCCAGAccttcccccattaaaaaaaaaagtcataaaaatacataaagccataaagtattaggggaaaaaacaattttttataaaTCCTCCCACAGGAGGGgggaaaagctttttaaattttgaattaaaaaactgATATATTAACTATACAAATATCTTAAACACCatgaacaaagtaaaaaaaatgacagaaaaaattaCTTGTAAGACATATACAACCAATTTCCCTAATCCACCActgcaaaatttttttaagtcactaacaaagtttaaaatttagaaaaacaactTGCAATAAAATGTGTCAATCTACTAAAGTGgtcttaaagattaaaaatggaaagaacccaaaagcacagagaggatgagagaagagaaaaagcagacaaGAAGTATTAAATCAGTTTTAGAAGCTGGAAAGTGCCTACAGGAAGGAAAGCAAAGCCAAACTATTTGCCCTGCATAACCTTAGAAAGGCTGGGGTGCATGACAAGACCAAAAAAAACTGGTGGTCAGTCTTCATAAGGAGAACTCAGACCCTGAGATTCCCCCTCCTAACTGAACGTAGCCGGAGTCATGcacaacttaaaaatagttttgctaCCATTGTTAATAGCTTCACATGGTCATCAAAGATTCTGTGACAAATCTACTTTCATCCCTTCCAAATTACTCCAACAGACCAGGGGAAACATGTCAGCTGGACAAAAAGCATTGTTTCTAGACCCAAAACTTAACTTTTCTGTATCAATCACATCACCTACTCCTTTGTTCTTAGAAAATAAGAGGACTGGATTAGAAAATCTCCTGGATTAATATTTTTACCCTAAAAGGGTATTTTAAAGCTAAAGCTAAACTTACGAAATTTGTAAATTTGTCTTTAAAGACCAGTCACACCAATATAGCCATGTACATATGTTGAGTCCTCCCTGGGGAGAAAACCAAAAACCTTCCAAATTACAAGCTCCACCTTCATACATTccaacaaatgtatttttaaaaataagtcaaatacAGAATTCAGACCATGAAACAATGTCTTTTATTatgtataggttttttttttttttaatttctgcaatCTCTCCATAGACAGGCACAAGTAAGTGAACTGTTTAGCATATTGGAACTTGCGAACCTGATCACTgcctagaaaagagaaaattatcccTAAGCATGCTTAACCAGGAGGCCAGTTCATCTGACGACCTCCAAGAACATGGAGATGAACATGATAGACAGACTGTCCCCCATCTGAACCTTCATTCACCACCATGCGATAACCCTTCTTCAGGCCCAGATCAGCAGCACACTTCTTGCCAACAATCATTAGATGTCCAagaagctggggggaaaaaaagtttcttaaacaCAGGCAATTTACAACTTCTTGCCATCATATAACAAACTACTAAGTTgaaatactaaattaaaaaactgCCAACATGAAACAGGCTTTGAGTAAATATCtggaaatacataaaacaaatattttaatcctAGTGTAATATAATCTACAATTAAAAACCCAGTAAGATTAGGTATTTATTAATTACTAATTTCAATAAGCAAATCAGAGGTTTAACTCTGctcaattaaaacaatttttaaatcctaTTCCAAGTGGTATTTAAGTCTTCCTAATAAGACACCTTGCTTTCTTGTTATGGGGcagtgtatcagtcaggatagaTGTGTTCATGCTGTGGTAGCAAACCACCCCCAAATCTGGTTTACAACAAAAACATTTCTTGTGTTCACAGTATGTTCTTCACAAGTTGACGAGGCTCTATATTCCAcatctttttcactttgaaacctAGGTTGATGGAATAGTATCTGTATGATCTCagtggcagagagaagagagcacATGGCAAAGCAGGTGCTAGCTCTTAAAAGTTTCTATTCAAAAGTCATTGGCCAAATTAAGTCATATGACCTGAAGGCCAGAAGTATAACACACTCCTAAACAGAATAGTGAGTATATACAAACAATTATACAATCTACCACAAAGAGCGTTAGGCAAAAATTTTAATTGAGGCCTGTACCTCCTggcaaaatcaactttttttcctttaacagcaTTAATAGAAGAGCCAATGAACCCTCTTCTGTATGATATACTTCTTACTTGAGGTAAAAAATGAGTCTCGCCAACTAATCCTTGCTTAAAACTCTTATTTAAGATCTTTTGGTGAGGATGTTAAACAAGACTTACCGTAATGATAATTTTGTAATATACACATGCATcgagtcattatgctgtatacctaaacctaatataatgttatatgtcaactatagTTCACTAAAAATATCGCATTATTTATACATTGCTTTGAAGCACTAATGATTTTGGTTTTCCTCAGTAATGCccttaggaaaatgaaaatgtgacgTCACTTTAGGGTCAAAACTTAGTCTCCCagttaaaaaagcaagaaaataaatggtaATAAATGTACTTACGCTTTCATCATCATCTTCTGCTACAGAAATCTGAGCTATATGTTTCTTGGGTATCACCAGAAAATGTGTTGGTGCTTGAGGGGAAATGTCATGGAAAGCAAGACActagggaaaaggagggggaaaaaaatcaagcactTTATATGTAATCTTACAGGCTAAATTTATCATTCTTTCACACTAACCCCATGGGAAACAGTGTAATAAATGCTAGGAAATCAGAATGTGGTCCTCTAGTCCTTttcatggaacttacagtctaaTGGGAAGACTCGctttatacaaataaaagtataattaaCCAAAGATCCTACATGttacaaaggaaaagtaaagtGTGCAGTAAATGATTATCAAAGAAAAACCTGATGAGACTGGGTGATCAAAGACTCTGAGGTAGTTACATTTCAACCAAGCTCAAAAAGATGAGTAGAATTATCATGCTAATCCTTGTCTACCTTGCCAGTCTGATCTCACACAGCTCTTCCTGCTCAAGTCACACGTCTGTCTCTCTACCCTCAGGGCTTTTCAActgcttctccctctgctgcAATGAACTGCTCTCCCCCGACCCCATCTTCTGTGTAACTTAAAACTACTATTCATTCCTCAGTTGCCAGTGTATATATCATTTCTAAAGGAAATCTTTTGATTCGAGTCCCCACCTTCCCTAGGGCAGGAGCCCTGGCTGTGCAATTTCCTGGGTTCTTTCCTTTATGGCAGTGATCAATTTAATTACAAATTTGCCTGATATTGGACTAACAccgatttttttccccagtttactccgctatttaagaaatatacttGTTCTCTTTTGTAGAAATGAAGAGCTAAGTAACATTTAGATTACATACCGCTTGAATGGTTTTCAATCTCTTGTTCTCTAGTGAAGGTGGAAGCTGCTTAATAGAACCTATCTATCCCCGCTTAACTGTCTCAGGAGTAATTCTGCTTGGCACTCTGTGCAAAATGCTGTATCATAGATTGCTTCATGCTGTTAATACAGTTGGGACTTAGGTGGTTCAAAAGTCAATGTTTAAACGATCACTGATTAAaagcaactgaaaatatttttaaagaaatacgcATTTTCTAAAGCAAAAGAACTTCCCTGACAAAGATTTAAATTCAGTTAAaggaattattattttgaatctaAGAATGCTACTAGTAGCATAAAATGTTTCCTTATAGTCTATATTTCATAAAGCTAATTTATTAAGTTTACAAAACATCTAATGCAGCTAGCCTTCGTATCCAGCTTTATCTGAGATCCAAACCCAAAAATATAACCGCccactaaatattttatacaagaTGTCTCAAAGTCAGATCAACTCGGCCTTTcaaaaacagagtttcacctaCAATGAAGTCAACAGAAACTACATTCTTAATCCCTTGGCATAATAAAATTGTATCctgtaaaatataaaagcaacCATTTTTCCCGGGAGGgaccaaaggaaaggaaatcccAGAAGCAGGCCCACTCTCATCTCAGTCCGCGCGGCCCGAGGTGGCGTTTGGAGGGTGGCGTTGGGGGGGCCGGCCCTGGTGGAGGTGTTCCGCCCGCCCAGCGCGTCTGCGCCCCGCGCCGTCCCCAGGCCGTGCGCCCCTGGCTCTCTAGCGCAATGCGGCGCGGAGAGGCGCCGGGGAGCGCCGGGCAGGCCGGCTGTGCGCGGGAGATCGCGGAGATTGGGCCCGAGTCAGGGCGCGATCGGGTTTCTCCCTGTCAGGCAGAGCGCTGGCGAGATTGTGCGATTCCTGACACGGGCGAGGTCCGGGGCAGCCGGGGAGGCGGCGGGCGCCCACGCCAAGGACCCGGCGCGCCCAGCCACGAGCCCAGACCCCGCAAGTGCGGGCCCGGGAGCGCCCGGCGGCCTGGCCCGCGCCCGGGGCTGATAACGCGTAACCGGAGCGCCGGCACGCGCCGGCAGGCCGCCTCGG
The sequence above is a segment of the Camelus ferus isolate YT-003-E chromosome 3, BCGSAC_Cfer_1.0, whole genome shotgun sequence genome. Coding sequences within it:
- the HINT1 gene encoding histidine triad nucleotide-binding protein 1, which gives rise to MADEIAKAQAARPGGDTIFGKIIRKEIPAKIIFEDDQCLAFHDISPQAPTHFLVIPKKHIAQISVAEDDDESLLGHLMIVGKKCAADLGLKKGYRMVVNEGSDGGQSVYHVHLHVLGGRQMNWPPG